In Chrysemys picta bellii isolate R12L10 chromosome 22, ASM1138683v2, whole genome shotgun sequence, the genomic stretch TTAAATTAGTTGGCTCCAAAAGCACTATGTGGGATCTTTTGGGAAGATTATTAGCAGTCCATCATTTTGGAGCACAAGGATTATTACAGAGAAATAATTTAGGACAAGAGGACTGAATTTAGTTTTTGTACTTgcaaaaaataaaggttttacaGAATCTATGattaacaaacattttaatgACTTTTTTGCATTTTAAGTAGCATATTCCCGGGTGTTTGTGGAACATTAACATTCCCCTACAGCACTGTCAATTCAGAAACAAAAAATTCATGTTAATACATGAAAACTAGTCTGAATTAATTCCCCTAGCTAACTGAAGTGCAGTAAGAAAGCAAGTAATATTAGCAGTAAAAAGTAAATTAAGTGTTTAAAATTCTCTGTTTGAATACCAGCAAGAGCTGTTGGTAACACAGCCAGTGGAACCTAATTAGTAAATTAATGACTTTCACTCTTACTTGAAGAAGTATGatatacaaaacaaaaactttccaCTGTACCTCTTTTAACTTTTCAGCATAATCTGAAGCAGCCTCTTCTACAGGTAGTGAGGGGTTAATGATAACCACTTGATTTTCTGGGATGGAGATCTTGGAGAGGAGGTGAGTCTGAAAGAAATAATTAAGACCCTCAAAATTCTAACCAAGAAGTTGTGCTATATTGTTTTACATAATAGGATTTTTCCCTACTACCAATTAACAAAATCAGAGTACATTTACTTTCATAACTTTTGGAGATAACAGCATCTGCTGATGAATGGGAATGTCAACAGGAACCAGAGATCCTAAGGCCTCATATATACTTAAAAGTTAGGCTGACATAGCCAGGTTGCTCAAGGTGTGAAAAAAAAGCACACACCTGAGCACTATAGCTATGCGGACATAaaacccagtgtagacacagctttgTCCATGGAAAAATGTGTTACCTTGGTCTTAGAAGGAAAATCTAGAATTGTTGCAACAAACGTCTTCTCTACATTCCTGCCCCGATAGCCCCCCAGGAGGTTCCCCCGCGTGCGGGGCGGGTCCCCTCATCCTCCCCCCCGGGCGGGGCGGGTCCCCGCAGGCCCCTTACCTTGTAGGCGCCGTACGTGCTCTCCGGGTCCTCCACGGGCACCAGCCGCTCGTCGCAGAAGGCCAGGACCCagcgggcgggggcagcagggccgGAGAGGGCGGCGGCCGCGGGCAGCTCCTGGGACAGGATCCGCACCAGGCTCCCGCCCGACAGCCCCAGCGAGAAGCGGCCGCCGGACTCGGCCGCCCGCTGGGCCACCAGCTGCGCCAGGGAGGAGCCCAGCTCTTGCGGGGAGGGGAACACCGAGATGTGGCGGGGTACGAAGCCAGGCATGGCGGGGCCGGAGCAGGGGACGGGGCGAGGCAACAGCCGGTCCGGAGGGTGCTGGGCGGAGCGGAAGTTTGGGCAGTTACCGAGAGACAGCCGGAAGCTGGCGGAAAGGAATCAGGAGCACAGTGCGGAGAGGGACGAACATCCACGGGACACATCCGGAAGCGGAGTCGTTAGAGCGCGCACAACACCGGAAGTGATGTCTAAAAACGCGGCTAAGTTGCTTGGCAACCCCGGCCTTAGGAGCGGGGCGCCCCAGATGGGAACAGGGCCCTACCCCGTGCGAGTCTCCAGGGCCCGGGGGCAGCGTGCCCGGCAGCCCTAGGTGTTCCAAGCAATCGGGGGAGTCCCTGAGCGCTCAGCTTGCACGCTTTTCTCTGCCCTCACACAGGCAAAGCTCTCGTGTCGTCTcaggctgccaggagctggggctttacctAAAACACCAAATATCGCCAGACTCCCTGTCCCAaggttggggattggccctgctttgagcagggggttggactagatacctcctgaggtccctcccaaccctgatattctatgagtctaaggTGTTGCTTGGTCCCCAGAAAGGGCCAGTGCCACCCACAGGGTCCCTCTGAGGCAGTGAATAGTTCCTCAAGAAGGACTGCACCTCCCCCATCCAGACATATCAAGTCCCCTGCCCCACGTGCACCTGCTCTCACCCTCTCTTCTCATCCCCCTCAATCTATCCAAAATCATCTTTCAGGGCTATCACTTTGAACCCCTCTCACCTCCACTCTTCCCTCCTCCGTTATAAACAGTAATAAAGTAGTTAATTTCATGGATTGGATTTTCTGGTACAGAACAGCCCATCACACCAAATAGAAATGAATGAAAGTTACACTTATTCTAAGTTTGttttaatgtgtttatttttatttctgagttTGGTAAAAACAAATAATAGTTAGACAATATAGTgatcagttttaaaacaaaattgtttttcaaAGTTTAATTAGTCAATACATGACATCCTTTAAACTACAAGAAACTTTAGTATATTTAAAGTGATAGCCTGTGGCTGGTGAGCTCAGTTCCCAAACTGCAGACTCCCTCATTTTGTTTTTGAGCATATTATAGTTCCAGTTAACTAGGTTCATTCTTACCATGAATGACTTTCTTTAATGTCTGTCCTGATAAAAGGCACattccagattaaaaaaaataaaataaaaataaaaatcagtatttAAACCATTGATACTGGTCcattaaacattaaaacaatgtgTTTCAAAAGCATCCGCAAaactttataaaaatattttagatgAAGCATTAACTCCACCAGAGAAAGGGCAGAATGAAATTTTTTCTTATGCTCCATGTAGTGTCATCGAAGTACTGTAATTGGAATTGCACAGGGTGCAACAGAATATGGTCCTTCCAGTATAAATTGCATAAAAAGTACTAGTCCACTGAAAGTTCCTTAAGGCATCACATGGCTGGATACACCAGCAGTAGCTGCCATTATCTGATATGGTAAATTCAAATGCCTCCAAAACAAGGGAATGACCAGCTGCTCAGGACTACACaattaaaatgagaaaataatcCATTGTTAGGACAGGTGGAAGcacagcagacacacacacacacacacacctgtgaaGGTCAATCCCTTTAATTCTCCAATTTTAAGAGTTACATTTAGTTCTAATTGTGGCAAAAGCACCAGGAAAACAAGTACATCTGGAAGTGTCTGTTAATGGACTTGCCCACATTAAAACAGAAGATAAAATTCTAATGGAGATTGGAGCAGACATTAAAATTATTACGTTCCGATTTGTCTGGTCATGTGGCCTTCATTGGTGTTCAACAATTGCCACTCATTTCCAGCAGATGGCAGCACAATTTAAAGATAAAACTACCAgtagatataaaaataaaattaaagaaaatacagCAGCATTAAAATTAACATTTCCTAAGACCTCACATTAGCATTAAAAGGTGTAACATTACCATGCGACTCCTCTGTCAAGACCAGCCATTTACCTCATTGTCGCCTAGTCCAGTAACAAGTTTAAATACATTATGCCAGCGAACAATGTCCCTAGGCAGTGACCCTGTGCCCGTAATTATGCTTTTTAGCCATTTACACCCAATCAACTTTCTTCAGTGAATTAACAACCTGTTTATTCTGCAGACCACAGTTTGTGAAGATTCAGAGAGACTGCACTCCAGTGGTCAACAATCTGATTAATTCCCAatcctattattatttattatcgtAATGCttagagccccagtcatggaccaggactccattgtgctaggccccaTTGTACAAACAGAATACCTTAGGCAAATGAATGATAGACTCTTCAGAGCAAGACTTCCCACTACAGCAAATCTTAGATGTGtagttaagaaaaagaaatgcaagGTGGGACAATCAAAGTCTCTACCTGAAGCAAACATGCTACTAACTAAAGGTCTATAGATAGCAACATAAAGTTGAGAGAGAAAGCAGAAGGAAACCTGCTCAGGGCATAGCATTTCTGTTCAGTTACATCCTCAGGATGTTACAATAAATAATTCAGACCATAAACACTTCCCATGTTGCACAGAGTTCCTCAGTTTGTAGTGgttacaaagagaaaaaaatatctcTAGATACAGAACAGTAGAGAAATAGCACGTCTATGCCCAGGATAGGAATACGTCACAAATTAATGTGCTTAAGACATGTGAGGACAACATCCTAAACCCCAATGAATTTGTCATGGTTGCCGATGCATTGCACGAGGACCTTGCACTATTTATCTAGCAGgaatccctcactttcacaggcagGGTCCCTTCTTAAACTAGTCAGCAGCGTTTCCTGCAAGACACACATCCCAGACCAGATCACAGAGCGACCTTTCTGGCACGGATCCTCTCAAAGAGGCATTCATCCAATGGAACATATTTTCCCAACTTTAGATCGAGAAAATATAACCGGTCTGATGTTTGATGAGGGTCAAATCCTTCTCTTTGTAAACGGGTTTTCTGGATTTTGAATGTGccttggaaaagagaaaaaaaacactaAAGTGAAAATTTTCAGAGCTGGAAACCCATGGAAACAGAGTTAGGAAGATAAATGTGACCAACACACTACTTGTTATTGGTGTTAAACCTAGAAGCCAGGTACTTCTCACCACCATACATCAGAAGTAACTCTACTGGCTGGTATGAGATGGggtgaatcaggccctagatCCCTTGGGATCAGTACAAAAGACAAATCACAATCCATTCGTGGTATATGTGCTACAAACACCATAGGTATTGTTTCTTCAACCTCTGACAACGCACAATTGAAATTGCACAGATCCTGTACTGTGTTCTTGACCTAAGCCAGTGGTcaccaaactgtggggcatgcacCCCTGAGGGGGACATGGCGGAATGTTCAGGGGGGTGGCATGGTggagcctgggccagcccccacagtgggtggggagtgccacccagctccgccctgcccccagctccactctggccccacccccagctgcagcactggccctgctcctggccgaGGCCTAGCTCCCaacggggggcgaggggggggggagagagaggaggagacagAGACTAGGTAAGGGGAGGGGCACGCAgacaaaaaagtttggggaccactgctataGCCCAAACCTTCATTACAGGGACATTGTGAGGCATTGTTCATGTTTGTAAAAAGAACCTCATGATGCAACATGCAATATATTGCAGGTGctgtaaaaatgtaaaatttggaTTCCTGTAAGTGCTGTCTATAGCACTGAATCCAACTGGCAATGTTTTGAGGAGTTCAGTGGCTCAGTTAAACCTATTTGCTGCTTTAGAGATTATGGTATGTGGAAAGAGTGGAGGTGGGAACCCTGATGCTTTAATTACAAGGTCAGTCTTTAGCTGTCATGTTGAAAATCTAAACAACATCTTCCTGGCTGCAAAGACTGACAGCACATCCCTTAGAATAAGGCTGAGATGCACCAGGAAGATCAGCCTTTTGATGGGGCTGGTAGTTGCTGCACAGTGGTGAAATTTCTGCCATAtaattttctttttgaaagttCATGTAGCTTCTGTCTAATAATTAATAAAGGCTTTTATTCAGGTTTGTAACTATTTCAAAATCTCAATTATAGATCTTGTGTCATACTGGTCTGTCATTTCTGCCATCTAGAGTTGGTTGATATTTACTATGTGTGAGCTATGTAATTTCTTGCTTCCACTTCTTCAGAAGACTAAAAAAGAATCctcctggaaaagagacaacagcCACCTCTAAAGCTGTTTAATCAGCTGACCAGGCAGTTAGTCACCGTATGAGAAAGCATGAATGTTTGCAAAACCTCCAGCATGAATGAGGGCAAATGATCGGGTATTAAATATTCTGTGCAAGATGGAGTGGCTAGGGCAATTATACTCAgacttcagtggttcaggagccaaatcagCGATCAATATTACCCAAAAGAGACACAgtcgtgtgaattcattgtttcatttactatagtactggtcatatttaaacagtataaCAGTGGCAATATTTAGTGTATATAGCGGGGTGGCCAAACCGTGGCTTGGGAGCCTCATGCaattcttttacagttaaagtgcggctcaGAGCTCCCCACACCCTCACTCCATTCTCCACTTACCAGACTAGGTTGGGAGGAATctgggggcttctgccctgcggggAGGGTAGTCTCAGAGCTTCTTCCCCACAGGAGGCGCCTGCCAGGACTTGGGGTTTCAGCAggcgcagggctgaagccccgagccttgGCAGGTGCGCcctatggggctgaagcccagctCTCGAATTTCTGAAGATTATCGCATGTGGCTCAGTGTCAGTAAGTTTGGCAACCCtgggtatgtatgtgtgtgtatgttattCTCTCAGAAAATAAGTTgataataacatagtaaaagcatcctgactggCTAATAATTAAAATCACACTGTGTTTTAATGTACAGACATTATTTCACTCATGTGCAAAATCCAGCAGAATCACAAGTAATCCATGAAAGAAATACAGACAGACCGACCCATGGCAGCTGCCAATTAACTCCAAATAAAACCATCTGACTAAGTGCAGGTTTCTTATTGCTACACAGTACAATTAAGCAAGTGGCAACTTTGACACTTTCCAAGTTTGAGCTGAGCTCTGGGGTCTGAAGGTTATTGACACATGCATTGCTAACAAGAAAAGAACTTGCAAGTGACCCATCAGTACCTGTGGTGTCAACTTGAGGCAGGAGACGAAGAAAGATGGGCCGTGCATAGGGAGGCAGTACCTTCTGTAGCTCCTGATACAAAGCATTAGGACTCAGTTTCGCTTTTGGATCTGCTATTGCTGCCATTCCAGCTTTCCCTTCAACCCCTGAAATAAAACAGCAGAACTCAGAGTGTACAGGACAGAGAGAATGGTGCTGGATTGGACTTTAGACACTGGGTACAGGTGTAAATACAGATACCCACCTGAACCTTACCCTTTTCTCCCTCAGTTGCAAGTGAGGGCAGCATGAAAGAGGTACCATGCTTTAACCATTGTGGTAGGGAACTCCTTGCAATTCTGATGGACTTGGAAGGAAACCACTTCCAGCCCTCCTCAGTCAAAGGTAAGGTCACAATGTCCTTATCTCAGAAAGCTAATCCAACTCCATCTTGTTAAGCTTCCTCCTCCACCCAAACTCAGTTTGCAATAAAACCAAGGAGACTGAACAGCCTTTTAATGGGAACTTTCCAACCAGACACTTGCTTGAaacagtttcccttttcataaaaagaagaacaggagtacttgtggcaccttagagactaacaaatttattagagcataagctttcgtggactacagcccacttcttcggatgctgtagtccacgaaagcttatgctctaataaatttgttagtctctaaggtgccacaagtcctcctgttctttttgcggatacagactaacacggctgctactctgaaaccttttcataaaGGGACTTTTCCTCTTGCTTAGTGTAACTTTCTCCAGACCCTTTATTTGTGCCCAGAGAATTTAAGAGCCATTTATTTATGTTTCATAAAGGCTCATTTTGTTCTGTATCAGTTCCTCACACCAGGGACCCAGGTAACATGACTGACAGCTATTGGGAGATACAGCAGACAAGTCTCTCAGCATTGGAGTGGCAACTCCCAAAGTGAGCCCAGTGACAAGCATccctccaaccccatccccactcccctgGGGATTATACCAAGATGCATGTTTCTGTATGGAATCAAACAGGAGTCTCCATGGAATCCTGAAGATTACTTTCACCAAGAATTTCTGCTGAGCACAATCTATATACAGGCTGAGACATCAAACACACGAGTCTCCTCCTTCCTATTTCTCATCCTTAAACAAGCCCTCTCTTTTTAAGAATAAGTAATTATAAACCAAGGTGGAAAGCATGCACTAAACACTCCAACACTGAGCTGAATTATCTGGAGATCAGAGCTCTCTGGGCACCCAGACAGATTGCTTCTTAGTTGGATTCAACCACTAACGATCACACCTTTCCCCCATGTGTACTGATCTCACCAACAGCAGCATAAGTTACAAGTACTGATTAGTGAATTATCCCTGGGGCCTTCATTTCACTGCTCATGATGAGTGCTGGCCAAATCAGACCCCTCTGTTGCCCTCCCTACCTTCCCCCATTTTGGGGCACCCTACTCCAGCAGAGATGGTCAATTTCAAATTGTCCTGGGGAAtaagatacaaaatttgtatatCTGCCTGACTTGCCTCCCCCCTGAATCGTGGGAGTTCTAGGTCTCTAGTTACCTGGTACCTCCACTCCATACACGGCAACATCCGTTTGACTGAGGATGTGACTCAGGATTCCCTCTACTTCTGTGGTGGAGACATTTTCCCCTCGCCACCGAAATGTGTCCCCGCTACGGTCTTTGAAGTACATGTAACCAAGTTCATCCATCACTAACACGTCTCCTGTGGGGAAGAGAAGCCACAATCAATCTCAGGACTTGATTAAGCAACACTAGGCCCTGCCTTTCAGCCCTTGAATATGCCATCTAGGTCCAGCACATGCAGTTAAAGAAAAGACTATTCCTACCTACCTCCCAAGGGTGTGGAGCTAAATCAGTGGCCATTTCCCCAGTGCCTACAGGATCTGCCGCTGGAACAGGATGAGGGAAAGAAACAAGAGAGAAAAGCTAAAGCAATAAGGGGTGGGGTAGAGAGAATCCATCTCTATGGGTTTTCTGTTTCTAGTTCATACATTCTATACTGAATCTAGAATACTACGCAGATGGCAGCAGAACAAAACCCTAAGGTAAGATTTCTTGTCAGCCTCTACAAAGAGCTGATTAAACCCTGGGAGCTCTAAGAGCCATGTCCCCTGTCCAGTGACTGAAACATATCTGTGTCTAACACTGATGAAGCCAGCACTTGTTCTGACAGTACCTGAAAGGTATGCCCGGTCCCCTTTTTGGAACACATTGCATGCTATCTTCTTATTGGTGGCACTCTCATTGACATAGCCATCAAACCTGCGCAAGGGGTCCTGCTGGTTTATTCTACCCACAAGAAGGCCTGGCTCCCCTAGAAAAAACAGGAGAAGACCCCATGAGATCACAACTGCTAACAAGTTTGGCCATTGTGCTGGCAGTTTTTGCAACATAGACTTAATGCAAATTACTATATTGCTGTATGATATATTTTGTTGAGTTGGGCTATTTTTGAAGCAGAGACCTGGAAGTGAAAGGCTTCATATCCCATTACTCGTTCCTTGAACCAGCTAATGCCCATCTGGTATTCTTGTAGAACAGTTAAAGCTTTGAGAACTTGGTGTACACAGTAACATTtacctgggcagcaggggatgcagAGCCCACTAGAGTCGCGGATCAGCTCCATGGTGTCTTCATTTACCTTCACCAAGCGAATGGGATAAACATTGGGCAAAATCCGGCTGTTGAAACCACAGGCTCCAACCTTTCAAGAGATGGCCCAAGACACATGAGGAAGTGAAGGGCTAAAATTAATCATTTAGCCTCTGAgttgcctgttccttgttatatCTGGCTGTCTACCTTCTCCTAAAAAAGGTGTGGGTGGGAATTTTCTAATCATTCCCTATTAAAAAAGGAAAtcatcccccaccaccaccaagatGAGAATTTGTCCTGTAAAAGCGGCGCAGACAAAAACAATCACAGATtttgctccctgcagcccagtgatAGGGTCCCAAAAGACACTATGCAAAGCAGCCAAGAAAACAGGCAGAAAGTACATCTCCCTCTGTACTGTATCCCTCTTACTATACATTTCTCCCCTTGCACTGTAGCCACCCACTGCACACCTTTCCATCCAAGTTAGCAATGCTGCAATTACACTCTGTGGCTCCATAGAACTCCCCAATCTGTTTAATTCTGAAGCGCCTTGTAAAGTCTTCCCATATTGTGGGTCTCAATCCATTTCCCACTGCAAGTCGCACGTGATGTTGTGCTTCTGCCTCCCGTACTGGCTGGTTCAGAAGATACCTGCAGATCTCCCCAATATATTGAATAATCTGAGGAAGCAAACACAAATATAAATCAGTCTCCACGAGACCTTTATGATGCCCTGGGAACAGCTGAAACATATGGATATAGAAAGGTAATCCCATAAATAATGCCGCTATCTCAGCACCTCCATTATTGTGGTAATGTCCAGAAGCCTTAATTACAATTGGGTATCCTTCTGCTGGGTActgcacaaatataaaataacagtctgtgccccaaagtgcttacacTCTAAACAGACAGAAGATGACGACAAGGAGTGAGGAGAGGGGTACTGCATGCAAGCAAAGTGACTAGGGTGATGGGAGCACAGTGCTAGTGCTATTTCCTGAATATTTATTATGGGTCATGGTGTGGAGCAAGGAAAGGAGTTAATATGACTAAGGCCATACAGAAATGGAAGGAAGGGGGATAATGTGTGGTAGGGCGGGAAGGATGGAGAAGAGCACAGAGGGTGGGGAAGTGGCAAGGCTGGCAGTAGAGGGACTGCCAAGAAGGGTGGGGAATGGAGGTTGGACCAACAACCAATCAGCAGAGGGGAAATAATACCCAGAGTTCAAATAAAGTACAGTGTGCTAACAATACTGGTGTCCAAAGACCCTGCACGTACCtccccttcttgcagctgctgctgagcAGTCTTGGCTGGCCTCATCCCAGAAAGTCCTGTTCTGCTTCCTCTAACCATAGTTTGCATCAGAGGATCTCAGATAAGCCCCTCTCTCCTCACCCCTGGAGGaacctgctgtgctcctcccctacAGTTGTTATCCTGAACTCCAGCGAAGCTCATGCCTGTCCAAAAATGGGCTGCTCCTAATCAGAAGGTCCTTTTAAGAGCAGGGGCTCATGGGAATGCTGCTTTTTTGGGTCAGAATGCAGTTAAAAGTGGTTCAGAACAAGCATCTGGAGCCATGGGCAATAAACATAGAACTTTCAATACCAGCCTCTGAGATACATAACAGCAATGCcaatgggggaggagaaagaagactTGTGATCAGTCCAGTCCTCCCCGTATTGTGCCTGTCACGCTACGTATCAAGCAGAAGATCCTCCTGTAGTAGATCTGCCTGCTATTAGAAGAGAGATAGTCGTGTTTAAAGCCAGGATTTAGATTCTCTCTTAAGCTTCCACACAGAACTCAAAATAGACATCTGGAACAGGCTGTCAAGTAAGAAACTCTCCAAGAGCTGAGAGATTCCAGATGACTCCTCTTCATATGCCAGCAACCCATTCTCTGACTGTCTAGCTCCAAAGAATGTTTGAAGTTACTACACGTGTGTATTATTAATTGCATTATTGCAAAAGTCAGAGGTGTTAGGGCTGGGAAGGGACTACTGGTGTGCTCATATTTTATATCTATATGGAGGTTATGAATCTTATAATTCATTTTTCTATATTGTATTTTAACAGGACTATAGATAAAACTCCAGTGGCAAGTTAAGCTCATTGGAATTGTGAAGTTCGGGGCAGAATTTACCACTTTATCTCTATGCACCATATTTCCGGATATTCCTCTTTTGCTCATTTAGGAATGGACTGGCTAAAGATGTTAGACTGATTGATGTTAGTCCAGCGGGTTAGTAAGCATGCTCTATATCGTCAGGTGGGAAACCCAGATTCCACTTCTTGTCTTTGTCTCCTGTAGTCATCAGGACCTGGAAGCATCACAGATTTGGCAATGAAGGGCTTACAGGCTAAAGTCTCAGGAGTGGTGGTGGAGCTGAGGTGTGATGCTAGCTGGAGAAGTAAAAGGGCTTGCAGTTGAATGCTTGAGGTGGATGGCAGGGAAAAGTCAGAGCTGATACCTGGAGATTCCCTGCTGAAGCTAGAAATAATCCCACTGCCCAAATTAGTTTGCTCCCATATACTCCAGGCTGCAGAAACATGGCAGAATTCAAGACACTGCTTACTGTGCATTTGTATTTTGTACAATCATCCCAAAAGCGACTGGCTGAGAACTTCTTCCTGATCACCACAGTGAGGCCATGGATTAGACACTGTCCGACTCCCATGATGTTACCTGGAAGCCAAAGCAGGGCAGGATATCAGTGCTGGCTCTGGCTTCAATCACTTTGGATAAATTCATTTACAACAATACTTGAAGGTCCTCAACAGCACCAGAAGCAACCTGGGCACTGGGATAGGCAGCAATACTGTGAACCTTTGCTTCCTGAGGAGGAAGCATACCTGCGGAATGATAGAGTGGCAGGCAGTTGTAGAGGATATCCTCAGGGCGCATTCTGTAGGCATAGTACCCAAAGGCAGCTATGC encodes the following:
- the SLC27A1 gene encoding long-chain fatty acid transport protein 1 isoform X1; this translates as MTRYRGGGVGARERMHMIGVCTASLGSLGLMRFFGVPWSWSLAATLGVYIGSGGWRFLRIIFKTALRDLFGLSVLIRVKYELRKHQRTKNTIPKIFHDVVCRHPDKVALIYEASDEKWTFRQLDEYSNAVANFFYQQGFRLGDVIAIFMESRPEFVGLWLGMAKVGIEAALINFNLRLDSLVYCVTTSGAKAVIFGGELAAAISEVNGMLGKNMVKFCSGDFNPDSVPVETKYLDPLLSTALKSPPDQIAAKGLDDRLFYIYTSGTTGMPKAAIVVHSRYYRIAAFGYYAYRMRPEDILYNCLPLYHSAGNIMGVGQCLIHGLTVVIRKKFSASRFWDDCTKYKCTIIQYIGEICRYLLNQPVREAEAQHHVRLAVGNGLRPTIWEDFTRRFRIKQIGEFYGATECNCSIANLDGKVGACGFNSRILPNVYPIRLVKVNEDTMELIRDSSGLCIPCCPGEPGLLVGRINQQDPLRRFDGYVNESATNKKIACNVFQKGDRAYLSGDVLVMDELGYMYFKDRSGDTFRWRGENVSTTEVEGILSHILSQTDVAVYGVEVPGVEGKAGMAAIADPKAKLSPNALYQELQKVLPPYARPIFLRLLPQVDTTGTFKIQKTRLQREGFDPHQTSDRLYFLDLKLGKYVPLDECLFERIRARKVAL
- the SLC27A1 gene encoding long-chain fatty acid transport protein 1 isoform X2; the encoded protein is MMGKKHPGMVMHMIGVCTASLGSLGLMRFFGVPWSWSLAATLGVYIGSGGWRFLRIIFKTALRDLFGLSVLIRVKYELRKHQRTKNTIPKIFHDVVCRHPDKVALIYEASDEKWTFRQLDEYSNAVANFFYQQGFRLGDVIAIFMESRPEFVGLWLGMAKVGIEAALINFNLRLDSLVYCVTTSGAKAVIFGGELAAAISEVNGMLGKNMVKFCSGDFNPDSVPVETKYLDPLLSTALKSPPDQIAAKGLDDRLFYIYTSGTTGMPKAAIVVHSRYYRIAAFGYYAYRMRPEDILYNCLPLYHSAGNIMGVGQCLIHGLTVVIRKKFSASRFWDDCTKYKCTIIQYIGEICRYLLNQPVREAEAQHHVRLAVGNGLRPTIWEDFTRRFRIKQIGEFYGATECNCSIANLDGKVGACGFNSRILPNVYPIRLVKVNEDTMELIRDSSGLCIPCCPGEPGLLVGRINQQDPLRRFDGYVNESATNKKIACNVFQKGDRAYLSGDVLVMDELGYMYFKDRSGDTFRWRGENVSTTEVEGILSHILSQTDVAVYGVEVPGVEGKAGMAAIADPKAKLSPNALYQELQKVLPPYARPIFLRLLPQVDTTGTFKIQKTRLQREGFDPHQTSDRLYFLDLKLGKYVPLDECLFERIRARKVAL
- the SLC27A1 gene encoding long-chain fatty acid transport protein 1 isoform X7; the encoded protein is MTSGLSVLIRVKYELRKHQRTKNTIPKIFHDVVCRHPDKVALIYEASDEKWTFRQLDEYSNAVANFFYQQGFRLGDVIAIFMESRPEFVGLWLGMAKVGIEAALINFNLRLDSLVYCVTTSGAKAVIFGGELAAAISEVNGMLGKNMVKFCSGDFNPDSVPVETKYLDPLLSTALKSPPDQIAAKGLDGNIMGVGQCLIHGLTVVIRKKFSASRFWDDCTKYKCTIIQYIGEICRYLLNQPVREAEAQHHVRLAVGNGLRPTIWEDFTRRFRIKQIGEFYGATECNCSIANLDGKVGACGFNSRILPNVYPIRLVKVNEDTMELIRDSSGLCIPCCPGEPGLLVGRINQQDPLRRFDGYVNESATNKKIACNVFQKGDRAYLSGDVLVMDELGYMYFKDRSGDTFRWRGENVSTTEVEGILSHILSQTDVAVYGVEVPGVEGKAGMAAIADPKAKLSPNALYQELQKVLPPYARPIFLRLLPQVDTTGTFKIQKTRLQREGFDPHQTSDRLYFLDLKLGKYVPLDECLFERIRARKVAL
- the SLC27A1 gene encoding long-chain fatty acid transport protein 1 isoform X3, translating into MTRMHMIGVCTASLGSLGLMRFFGVPWSWSLAATLGVYIGSGGWRFLRIIFKTALRDLFGLSVLIRVKYELRKHQRTKNTIPKIFHDVVCRHPDKVALIYEASDEKWTFRQLDEYSNAVANFFYQQGFRLGDVIAIFMESRPEFVGLWLGMAKVGIEAALINFNLRLDSLVYCVTTSGAKAVIFGGELAAAISEVNGMLGKNMVKFCSGDFNPDSVPVETKYLDPLLSTALKSPPDQIAAKGLDDRLFYIYTSGTTGMPKAAIVVHSRYYRIAAFGYYAYRMRPEDILYNCLPLYHSAGNIMGVGQCLIHGLTVVIRKKFSASRFWDDCTKYKCTIIQYIGEICRYLLNQPVREAEAQHHVRLAVGNGLRPTIWEDFTRRFRIKQIGEFYGATECNCSIANLDGKVGACGFNSRILPNVYPIRLVKVNEDTMELIRDSSGLCIPCCPGEPGLLVGRINQQDPLRRFDGYVNESATNKKIACNVFQKGDRAYLSGDVLVMDELGYMYFKDRSGDTFRWRGENVSTTEVEGILSHILSQTDVAVYGVEVPGVEGKAGMAAIADPKAKLSPNALYQELQKVLPPYARPIFLRLLPQVDTTGTFKIQKTRLQREGFDPHQTSDRLYFLDLKLGKYVPLDECLFERIRARKVAL
- the SLC27A1 gene encoding long-chain fatty acid transport protein 1 isoform X6, whose amino-acid sequence is MTSGLSVLIRVKYELRKHQRTKNTIPKIFHDVVCRHPDKVALIYEASDEKWTFRQLDEYSNAVANFFYQQGFRLGDVIAIFMESRPEFVGLWLGMAKVGIEAALINFNLRLDSLVYCVTTSGAKAVIFGGELAAAISEVNGMLGKNMVKFCSGDFNPDSVPVETKYLDPLLSTALKSPPDQIAAKGLDDRLFYIYTSGTTGMPKAAIVVHSRYYRIAAFGYYAYRMRPEDILYNCLPLYHSAGNIMGVGQCLIHGLTVVIRKKFSASRFWDDCTKYKCTIIQYIGEICRYLLNQPVREAEAQHHVRLAVGNGLRPTIWEDFTRRFRIKQIGEFYGATECNCSIANLDGKVGACGFNSRILPNVYPIRLVKVNEDTMELIRDSSGLCIPCCPGEPGLLVGRINQQDPLRRFDGYVNESATNKKIACNVFQKGDRAYLSGDVLVMDELGYMYFKDRSGDTFRWRGENVSTTEVEGILSHILSQTDVAVYGVEVPGVEGKAGMAAIADPKAKLSPNALYQELQKVLPPYARPIFLRLLPQVDTTGTFKIQKTRLQREGFDPHQTSDRLYFLDLKLGKYVPLDECLFERIRARKVAL